GTAAAGACGTCGACAGCGTAGGGTGGGCAACGCTTTTCTGCCCACCCATTTTAAAGCACTTACCTTGATTCCACGTCGACACAAAACCATGATCATCCTTATCGAACACTGTGTCATCAACCGTTACCAAGCCGCGCGTTCCGCGCCCGCGAAAATCGTGCGCAATAAAGCGTCCGCTTTCGGGTTTGCTTCCTTTTCCGCAAGCAAGCGCCGCCGGCCTGGCATCAGCTTTTAGTCGGCAAGCGATGCAGTCGTTTCGGCGGTCACCGAGGCTAAAAGGGTCGGGATTTGCTCGGCCGCGACGGCTCTGCTGAAATAAAAGCCTTGATACACATCGCACTCATGTTGTTTCAGGAAGGCCAATTGCGCCGCGGTTTCGACGCCTTCGGCCACAATTTGCAAACCCAGACTTTTCGCCAGGGTAATAATCGCAGTACATATCGCAGCGTCATCGTTACGCGAATCGCACTCGCCGATGAACGAACGATCGATTTTCAGTATATCGATAGGAAATTTCTTCAAATAACTTAGCGAAGAATAGCCGGTACCGAAGTCGTCAATGGATAATTTGATATGAGTTTCTTTGAGCTCTTTCATTGCGGCAATACTTTGTTCGGTATTACCCGTCAAAACCCCTTCGGTAATTTCAAGCTCTAATAAATCGCTGCGAATCGCATATTTCTGCGTGATACGTTCTACAAAAGGCACTAAGGATTGATCGTGTAAATGCCGGCCGGAAATGTTGACCGCAATAGGCAGCAGCGGCAGACCTTGTTGTCTCCACTCAGCTAATTGGCGAGTAGTTTCCGACAACACCCACTCGCCCACTTCGATAATCAGATTCGATTTCTCAATAATCGGAATAAATTCGGCAGGTGAAATCAAACCGTACGTAGGGTGTTGCCAACGAATCAGGGCTTCAAAACCGACAATTTCATTGGTTTCGCACGAGACTTTGGGTTGATACTGCAAGAAAAACTCATCGTTTTTAATGGCATTTGTCAGCGCGGCTTCGTAATGGAACTGTTGTTGCGCGGTTATTTCCATATCGCTGGTAAAAACCCGATAGACATTACGACCCGCTTCCTTGGCTTGATACATGGCTAAATCGGCATGCTGTAACAGGCGATCCGCGTTAATAGCGCCGTTATCCGACAAAGCAATGCCGATACTGGTCAACACGGTTAAAGCGTTGCCGGTTAGTTGCACCGGCTTACGCATGATGTCGAGAATTTGTTGCGCTTTGTTTACGGCATTTTTTTCAGTGAGATCGCCGGACAATACCACCACAAACTCATCGCCGCCCCAACGCCCCACAAGATCGTGTTCGCGCGTCACCTCGGATAACCTCGACGCGACCGCGCACAGCAGCTCATCGCCCGCTTTGTGCCCCAAGGTGTCGTTAATTTTCTTAAACTGGTCCAAATCCAGGAACATCAGCACGACCGTCCCTGAGGTTTTGCGATGAAAATTAATTCGTTGTTCAAGGTTGGACATGAAATAGGCCCGGTTATAAAGACCGGTTAACGGATCGTTATAAGCCAATAACTTCAGACGGTTCTGTAATTTTATCTGTTGGGTGATATCGCGAATATGCAGCGTGTATTCGGTATTTTTATCTTTTATATCGGTTGTTTGCGTGATAACAACTTCGGCGGAGAAGCATTGGCCGTCATAGCGGGTCAGTTCCGTAATGTTACGTCGTCTTAGCACAAGATCTTCGCTGACGGTAAAACCTTGCGCCAGACTTTGTAACGCCATTTTTCTGGATTTCTCCGCCATAAACACAGTGAAGAAATTACGATGTAATACTTGTTTGAGACTCACGCCAAAACATTGTTCGGCGGCCGGATTAAATTCCTGAACTTCGCCGCGATTATTGATACTGACAATACAATCCATTGCCGCATCCAGGATGGCGCCTTTACGATACTCGCTCTGTTTAAAGGCAAAAAACGCTTCATCGCGTTGTTGAATTTCTTCATTCACCTTGTCGATAACGCGATTGTACTGTTGCGCAATCTGACCGATTTCCGTGAACGGTTCGACGGGAACGCGACGGGAAAAATCGGCTTGTTGCTGCTGATGATTCATCGCGGATAACAAATCGAACACTTCGGTCGTCACCTGATGTTCCGCCACATTGAGACCGATAAGTTCCGATTTTTCCGTCACCCGCAACGGATGAAAATGATTGATCAGCCGCAATACTGCAAACGCCGTGATAAAACTATACGCCCCTATGGCGACGATACCGATTAATTGCGCTTGCAGTTGTTCTAACATCGATAAGCCGGTGCCCAGTTTTTCGGCATCGCCGAATAACGCCACGGCCAGCGTTCCCCATATTCCCGCAAACAAGTGCACGGGAACCACGCCGATGGCATCGTCGATTTGCCTGCTCTCCATCCAACGTTCGCCGTAGAAAACGATAATACCGGCGATAACGCCGATCACCAGCGCGGACGAGACACTGACGGCATGGCAGTTGGCGGTGATCGCCACCAAGCCGCCTAACACGCCGTTCATAATATGCACCACGTCGATATAACCGTCCGCGATATATTTTAGCGACGTGGCGGCAATACCGCCCCAGCAGGCGGCGAGACAGGTATTTAGCAAAATCGCAGGCACGGCATCGGTCCAGCCCAAGGTGCTGCCGCCGTTAAAGCCGAACCATCCGAACCAAATCAACATACCGCCTAAAATCGCCATCGGTAAATTACTACCCGGAATACGTCTGCCGCTAACATCGTAGCGCCC
This sequence is a window from Methylomonas methanica MC09. Protein-coding genes within it:
- the amt gene encoding ammonium transporter, which translates into the protein MDILWILCAAMLVFVMQAGFLCLESGLVRSKNSINVAAKNISDFVVSSTIFWAVGFAIMFGESVSGLFGTSYFFFGQGAGPLLITTFLFQMMFCGTAATLVSGAIAERMTYSGYLLLTIVITLLIYPWIGHWAWAGIISGKAIGWLELLGFVDFAGSTVVHSVGGWVALAAILIIGPRIGRYDVSGRRIPGSNLPMAILGGMLIWFGWFGFNGGSTLGWTDAVPAILLNTCLAACWGGIAATSLKYIADGYIDVVHIMNGVLGGLVAITANCHAVSVSSALVIGVIAGIIVFYGERWMESRQIDDAIGVVPVHLFAGIWGTLAVALFGDAEKLGTGLSMLEQLQAQLIGIVAIGAYSFITAFAVLRLINHFHPLRVTEKSELIGLNVAEHQVTTEVFDLLSAMNHQQQQADFSRRVPVEPFTEIGQIAQQYNRVIDKVNEEIQQRDEAFFAFKQSEYRKGAILDAAMDCIVSINNRGEVQEFNPAAEQCFGVSLKQVLHRNFFTVFMAEKSRKMALQSLAQGFTVSEDLVLRRRNITELTRYDGQCFSAEVVITQTTDIKDKNTEYTLHIRDITQQIKLQNRLKLLAYNDPLTGLYNRAYFMSNLEQRINFHRKTSGTVVLMFLDLDQFKKINDTLGHKAGDELLCAVASRLSEVTREHDLVGRWGGDEFVVVLSGDLTEKNAVNKAQQILDIMRKPVQLTGNALTVLTSIGIALSDNGAINADRLLQHADLAMYQAKEAGRNVYRVFTSDMEITAQQQFHYEAALTNAIKNDEFFLQYQPKVSCETNEIVGFEALIRWQHPTYGLISPAEFIPIIEKSNLIIEVGEWVLSETTRQLAEWRQQGLPLLPIAVNISGRHLHDQSLVPFVERITQKYAIRSDLLELEITEGVLTGNTEQSIAAMKELKETHIKLSIDDFGTGYSSLSYLKKFPIDILKIDRSFIGECDSRNDDAAICTAIITLAKSLGLQIVAEGVETAAQLAFLKQHECDVYQGFYFSRAVAAEQIPTLLASVTAETTASLAD